From a single Planctomycetia bacterium genomic region:
- a CDS encoding efflux RND transporter periplasmic adaptor subunit has protein sequence MTPTALLALCLMSATAEAPAARQPSSVAATDVVPSLPGIANARRRVTLSAPTEGVLFELNCEEGQSVAQGAVLAVIDNRIAAAAAKLAKAEAEQTAGVLRGESDLRAAESLLGRMTQASEHRAASELEIERARSGVEQAEAAVRQAHEQQAAAQAAYVLEQAKLEAMNIRAPFAGRVVRTRSVVGETLTLTKPVVELVDTSQLRVELYLPTRCYARLEPGVEYRLLAGTPVNDAVTARLVMKDVDIDPGTETFRCVFEIDNRELGLPSGFSARLLDPTAEASQTSASGDQP, from the coding sequence ATGACGCCGACCGCGCTCCTTGCGCTCTGTCTGATGTCAGCGACCGCCGAAGCGCCGGCGGCGCGGCAACCTTCGTCCGTGGCGGCGACCGACGTCGTGCCGTCGCTGCCGGGCATCGCCAATGCACGCCGGCGTGTGACGTTGTCGGCGCCGACGGAAGGAGTGCTGTTTGAATTGAATTGCGAGGAAGGACAGTCGGTCGCGCAAGGGGCCGTGCTGGCGGTGATCGACAATCGCATCGCGGCCGCCGCGGCGAAGCTCGCGAAAGCGGAAGCGGAGCAAACCGCCGGCGTGCTGCGCGGCGAAAGCGATCTCCGCGCCGCGGAGAGTTTGCTCGGCCGCATGACGCAGGCCAGCGAACACCGCGCCGCTTCCGAATTGGAAATCGAGCGCGCCCGCTCCGGCGTCGAACAGGCCGAAGCCGCTGTGCGTCAGGCGCACGAGCAACAGGCTGCTGCCCAAGCGGCGTACGTGTTAGAGCAGGCCAAGCTGGAAGCCATGAACATTCGCGCGCCGTTCGCGGGGCGCGTCGTTCGAACACGGAGCGTCGTCGGAGAAACGCTGACGCTTACGAAGCCAGTCGTGGAACTGGTCGATACTTCGCAACTGCGCGTCGAACTTTATCTCCCGACCCGTTGCTATGCCCGGCTGGAACCGGGCGTTGAGTATCGCCTGTTGGCCGGTACGCCGGTCAATGACGCGGTGACCGCGCGTCTGGTGATGAAAGATGTGGATATCGACCCGGGTACGGAAACCTTTCGATGCGTGTTTGAGATCGACAATCGGGAACTCGGGCTCCCCAGCGGGTTCAGCGCCCGTTTGCTCGATCCCACGGCTGAAGCGTCGCAGACGAGTGCGTCGGGCGATCAGCCATAG